The proteins below come from a single Pseudomonas chlororaphis genomic window:
- a CDS encoding molecular chaperone, translating to MNETSPLQLLRVLSPTQSRLSFCEASPRDLKRWIADLPKANIGETARLLYQALGELNQLLTPSDNRLQLLELLRPEVYYVCKHLERHFLQQAIVLDDRSRKIVNLCQALQTQLAMGYKQIVARIASKYTKDRARLLSTALQRAMHALDGPLIRASQLYSPVPEGLWLDLHQLYRIACQHRLQQQSVSDELASQVHQLSPEQTYIVALLLGASRSNQLRQGQIARLAEALEAWSQWVRLDPASNATSLFAVAAELDVGPRYRSKFRAEQQPTLQGFDPQPLVRMIATHLEQPADPALSVPAGMNTDTLNHLQAAWGEAAERSFQRMEGNGTLTLCVGMSALHYYLGGERSFSEILKKPTTRKARFEAAPTKRSDTWSQAFDAAPNGDNELLPYEEIEYPANPSDEDSSSSDRQHHFPTYDLPIINHSPGGYCLGWPKEVPEQLQAGEMIGIRDASDQSWSIAVVRWIRQVRNGAMQMGIELVAPYAQPCGLQLVREENEHGHYLRGLLLPEISAVDLPPTMIAPRLPFQEGQRVLINTNGQEHRAGLDRRITSTHSFNQFSYHQENAGDTQGGGEAEGDFDSLWKSL from the coding sequence ATGAATGAGACCAGCCCTCTCCAGTTGCTGCGTGTCCTGTCCCCGACGCAATCGCGCCTGTCGTTCTGCGAAGCCTCGCCGCGCGACCTCAAGCGCTGGATCGCCGACCTGCCCAAGGCCAACATCGGCGAAACCGCCCGCCTGTTGTACCAGGCCCTTGGCGAACTCAACCAGTTGCTCACACCCAGCGACAATCGCCTGCAATTGCTCGAATTGCTGCGCCCCGAGGTGTATTACGTCTGCAAGCACCTGGAGCGGCACTTCCTGCAACAGGCCATCGTGCTGGATGACCGCTCGCGCAAGATCGTCAACCTCTGCCAGGCCCTGCAAACCCAGCTGGCGATGGGTTACAAGCAGATCGTGGCGCGCATCGCATCCAAGTACACCAAGGACCGCGCCCGCCTGCTCAGCACCGCATTGCAGCGCGCCATGCACGCCCTCGATGGCCCGCTGATTCGCGCCAGCCAGCTCTACAGCCCTGTGCCTGAAGGCTTGTGGCTCGATTTGCACCAGTTATACCGGATTGCCTGCCAGCACCGCTTGCAACAACAAAGCGTGAGCGACGAACTGGCCAGCCAGGTTCACCAGTTGAGCCCCGAGCAAACCTACATCGTCGCTCTGTTGCTGGGCGCCTCACGCAGCAATCAGCTGCGCCAGGGCCAGATCGCGCGACTGGCCGAAGCCCTGGAGGCGTGGAGCCAGTGGGTCAGGCTCGACCCTGCCAGCAACGCCACCAGCCTGTTCGCCGTCGCCGCGGAACTGGATGTCGGGCCACGCTACCGCTCCAAGTTCAGGGCCGAGCAGCAACCGACATTGCAGGGCTTCGATCCGCAGCCATTGGTGCGCATGATCGCCACCCACCTGGAACAGCCGGCCGACCCGGCCCTGTCGGTACCGGCCGGGATGAACACCGACACCTTGAATCACTTGCAGGCGGCCTGGGGCGAGGCGGCCGAGCGCAGCTTCCAGCGCATGGAAGGCAACGGGACATTGACGCTGTGCGTGGGCATGAGTGCGCTGCACTACTACCTCGGCGGTGAACGCTCGTTCAGCGAGATCCTGAAGAAACCCACCACGCGCAAGGCCCGGTTCGAAGCCGCGCCAACCAAGCGCAGCGACACCTGGAGCCAGGCCTTCGACGCCGCACCCAACGGAGACAACGAACTGCTGCCCTATGAGGAAATCGAGTACCCGGCCAATCCATCCGATGAGGACAGCAGCAGTTCCGACCGCCAGCATCACTTTCCCACCTATGACCTGCCGATCATCAACCACAGCCCGGGTGGGTATTGCCTAGGCTGGCCGAAAGAGGTGCCGGAGCAACTGCAAGCCGGGGAAATGATCGGTATCCGGGACGCCAGCGATCAATCCTGGAGCATCGCCGTCGTGCGCTGGATCCGACAGGTGCGCAACGGCGCCATGCAAATGGGTATCGAGCTGGTGGCACCTTATGCCCAGCCCTGCGGCCTGCAACTGGTGCGCGAAGAGAACGAGCACGGCCACTACCTGCGCGGGCTGCTGCTGCCGGAGATCAGCGCCGTCGACCTGCCCCCCACCATGATTGCCCCGCGCCTGCCCTTCCAGGAGGGCCAGCGCGTGCTGATCAACACCAACGGCCAGGAGCACCGCGCCGGGCTGGACCGCCGGATCACCAGCACTCACAGCTTCAATCAGTTTTCCTATCACCAGGAGAACGCAGGCGACACCCAGGGCGGCGGCGAAGCGGAGGGGGATTTCGATTCGTTGTGGAAGTCGCTCTAA
- a CDS encoding phosphoserine phosphatase, translating to MREIVLINITGSDRPGLTAAITGVLAQGGVNILDIGQAVIHDTLSFGILVEIPDAEHSKSVLKDILFTAYKLDQQVRFTPVSEADYQHWVAGQGKKRHIVTLLTRKVTAEQLQRVSSITAKYDLNIDHIDRLSGRMPLDTPDDKGKGCIEFSVRGEPADPQALRAEFLSVAQELNVDIAFQEDSLFRRNRRLAVFDMDSTLIEAEVIDELAKAAGVGDKVSAITERAMAGELDFRASFKERLALLQGLDVSVLDAIGASLRLTEGAETLFAELKRLGYKTAILSGGFTYFAKQLQAKLGIDYVFANELEVVDGKVTGVAVEPIVDAQRKADLLRELAQKEGLRLEQTIAVGDGANDLPMLAIAGLGVAFRAKPLVKQSARQAISTLGLDGVLYLLGFRDRDGQL from the coding sequence TTGCGCGAAATCGTCCTGATAAACATCACTGGCAGCGACCGTCCGGGTCTGACTGCGGCCATTACCGGCGTTCTGGCCCAGGGTGGTGTGAACATTCTCGACATCGGTCAGGCGGTGATCCATGACACGCTGTCGTTCGGCATCCTGGTTGAAATCCCGGACGCCGAACACAGCAAGTCGGTGCTCAAGGACATCCTGTTCACCGCCTACAAGCTTGACCAGCAGGTTCGCTTCACCCCGGTTTCCGAAGCCGATTACCAGCACTGGGTCGCCGGCCAGGGCAAGAAGCGCCACATCGTGACCCTGCTGACCCGCAAGGTCACCGCCGAGCAGTTGCAGCGCGTCAGCTCGATCACCGCCAAATATGACTTGAACATCGACCACATCGACCGTTTGTCCGGGCGCATGCCCCTGGACACGCCGGACGACAAGGGCAAGGGCTGCATCGAGTTCTCCGTGCGCGGCGAACCGGCCGATCCCCAGGCGCTGCGGGCCGAGTTCCTCAGCGTGGCCCAGGAGCTGAACGTCGACATCGCCTTCCAGGAAGATTCGCTGTTCCGCCGTAACCGGCGCCTGGCGGTGTTCGACATGGACTCGACGCTGATCGAAGCCGAAGTCATCGATGAGCTGGCCAAGGCCGCAGGGGTGGGCGACAAGGTCTCGGCGATCACCGAGCGGGCGATGGCCGGCGAGCTGGATTTTCGCGCCAGCTTCAAGGAGCGCCTGGCGCTGCTGCAAGGCCTGGACGTCAGCGTACTGGACGCCATCGGCGCCTCCCTGCGCCTGACCGAAGGCGCCGAGACGCTGTTCGCCGAACTCAAGCGCCTGGGCTACAAGACCGCCATCCTTTCGGGCGGTTTCACCTACTTCGCCAAGCAGTTGCAGGCCAAGCTCGGCATCGACTACGTGTTCGCCAACGAGCTGGAAGTGGTGGACGGCAAGGTGACCGGCGTGGCCGTCGAGCCGATCGTCGACGCCCAGCGCAAGGCGGACCTGTTGCGTGAGCTGGCGCAAAAGGAAGGCTTGCGCCTGGAACAGACCATTGCCGTGGGCGACGGCGCCAACGACCTGCCGATGCTGGCCATCGCGGGACTGGGCGTGGCGTTCCGCGCCAAGCCACTGGTCAAGCAATCGGCCCGTCAGGCCATCTCGACCCTGGGCCTGGATGGGGTGCTGTATCTGCTGGGCTTCCGGGATCGCGACGGGCAGCTTTGA
- a CDS encoding histidine kinase encodes MNRPTPVKTDNFFLLIFRALRHRRVPIALRIASHNVILVALALVIYACVMGLQFKQAMHEQADALGESLTTQTATSATELLVSNDILSLNVLLNNLTKNKLVAHAAIYSVDNRILAEAGQRPKPGLLGESGGMYQSKITFQDVTAGQLRISLDMDQFQQPMTISLQSMGILSAILLALALALSLRLGRHISTPLLQLRVWLRDIDEHTPATQRQDEIGDLARQLHASFAPEPAPVPEPEALDYVDEDEAEPGFEVRNLRDPGFDESPPMPAARPAPRHVVRTVEDDEDDDAFADLRDDSISGEAKPLVKPVVSNLPQHSAVLAVQLGAQDQLRRLPQARLKELLERYRDCLDQAASLYQGELHTLNDGSTLMLFHTEDSGDDYLTNAICCGELLRALGHQLQIEVADSGITLQLQLGLTLGDGLFGLSQIDLLLTETAQDALALSQHSRNLLLVERKINDDALIRQRARIRPIASPEGACCVERLMEPYPSLLERQLARMHERQA; translated from the coding sequence GTGAACCGGCCCACGCCAGTCAAAACCGACAATTTCTTCCTGCTGATCTTCCGTGCACTGCGCCACCGTCGCGTGCCGATTGCATTGCGCATTGCCAGCCATAACGTGATCCTGGTCGCCCTGGCCCTGGTCATCTATGCCTGCGTGATGGGCCTGCAGTTCAAGCAGGCGATGCACGAGCAGGCCGATGCCCTGGGTGAGAGCCTCACGACCCAGACCGCCACGTCCGCCACCGAGTTGCTGGTGTCCAACGACATCCTCAGCCTCAACGTGCTGCTCAACAACCTGACCAAGAACAAGCTGGTGGCCCACGCGGCCATCTACAGCGTCGACAACCGCATCCTCGCCGAGGCCGGCCAGCGGCCCAAGCCTGGCCTTTTGGGCGAGTCCGGCGGCATGTACCAGAGCAAGATCACCTTCCAGGACGTGACGGCCGGGCAACTGCGCATCAGCCTGGACATGGACCAGTTCCAGCAACCGATGACCATCAGCCTGCAAAGCATGGGCATCCTCAGCGCGATACTGCTGGCGCTGGCCCTGGCCTTGAGCCTGCGCCTGGGCCGGCACATCTCCACGCCGCTGTTGCAATTGCGCGTCTGGCTGCGGGACATCGACGAACACACCCCGGCCACCCAGCGCCAGGACGAAATCGGCGACCTGGCCCGGCAACTGCACGCCAGCTTCGCTCCGGAGCCGGCCCCCGTGCCCGAGCCCGAAGCGCTCGACTACGTCGACGAAGACGAGGCCGAGCCGGGCTTCGAAGTGCGTAACCTGCGCGATCCCGGCTTCGACGAGAGCCCGCCGATGCCCGCCGCCAGACCGGCGCCCCGCCATGTGGTGCGCACGGTCGAAGACGATGAAGACGACGACGCCTTCGCCGACCTGCGTGACGATTCGATCAGCGGCGAAGCGAAGCCGCTCGTCAAGCCCGTCGTCTCGAACCTGCCCCAGCACAGCGCCGTACTGGCCGTGCAACTGGGCGCCCAGGATCAACTGCGACGCCTGCCCCAGGCACGCCTGAAGGAGTTGCTCGAGCGCTACCGTGACTGCCTCGACCAGGCCGCCTCGCTCTACCAGGGCGAACTGCACACCTTGAACGACGGCAGCACGTTGATGCTGTTCCACACCGAGGACAGTGGTGACGACTACCTGACCAACGCCATCTGCTGCGGTGAGTTGCTGCGGGCGCTGGGCCACCAGTTGCAGATCGAGGTCGCGGACAGCGGCATCACCCTGCAACTGCAATTGGGCCTGACCCTGGGTGACGGCCTGTTCGGCCTCAGCCAGATCGACCTGCTGCTGACCGAAACCGCACAGGACGCCCTGGCGCTGTCGCAACACAGCCGCAACCTGCTGCTGGTGGAGCGCAAGATCAACGACGACGCGTTGATCCGCCAACGCGCCCGTATCCGCCCCATCGCCAGCCCTGAAGGCGCATGCTGCGTGGAACGGCTGATGGAGCCTTACCCGTCGCTGCTGGAGCGGCAACTGGCGCGGATGCACGAGCGCCAGGCCTAA
- a CDS encoding lipoprotein produces the protein MTALRLPILWLAGLLGLAGCSVHQPVSLYQLDSGTPAQPAQSTGMAVLLGPVLIADYLQRETLLQRQPDGSLQAATDGRWAGSLSSDIDQLLLRQVAGQLDSQRVVLAPATQGFTPDVQVLLSITRLDSGKSQPAVLDAQWRLIDRRGKVRENRIVHLQEQHAGTTAAQVQAQGVLLQRLAEQLSVSLKPLANQPPIVDTPRKTAPTQAKPAAPEKSPKIPMALPIRTDMEVFRF, from the coding sequence ATGACTGCTCTGCGCCTTCCTATTTTATGGCTCGCCGGCCTGCTTGGCCTGGCGGGTTGCAGCGTCCATCAGCCGGTGTCGCTGTATCAACTCGACAGCGGGACGCCCGCCCAGCCTGCGCAAAGCACAGGCATGGCGGTATTGCTGGGGCCGGTATTGATCGCCGATTACCTGCAACGCGAAACCCTGTTGCAACGCCAGCCAGACGGCAGCCTGCAGGCTGCCACGGACGGCCGCTGGGCCGGTAGCCTGTCTTCGGACATCGACCAATTGCTGTTGCGCCAGGTCGCCGGGCAACTGGACAGCCAGCGCGTGGTGCTGGCGCCGGCCACCCAGGGTTTCACCCCGGATGTCCAAGTGCTGCTGTCGATCACCCGCCTGGACTCGGGCAAGAGCCAGCCTGCGGTGCTCGATGCCCAGTGGCGGTTGATCGACCGTCGGGGCAAGGTTCGCGAGAACCGTATCGTGCATCTGCAAGAGCAACACGCCGGGACCACCGCGGCGCAAGTCCAGGCCCAAGGTGTACTGCTGCAACGCCTGGCCGAGCAGTTGTCCGTGTCCCTCAAGCCGTTGGCCAACCAGCCTCCGATCGTCGATACGCCGCGTAAAACCGCACCGACCCAGGCCAAGCCCGCTGCGCCGGAAAAATCGCCGAAAATCCCGATGGCCCTGCCGATTCGCACGGACATGGAAGTGTTCAGGTTCTGA